In one Leptospira yasudae genomic region, the following are encoded:
- the lenA gene encoding lipoprotein LenA has protein sequence MKHIKLFLILSFALLIMIGCKKEEKKQEAQILGTRFANFDQWIYKVPGSDKKEDQVSLVYGMEEVTGLETVDAEVATKKGTSTVSFIKVKTVENKEGYAPAKNFSENVYFVLNDSDDAFVKPTITANTKGKLKRGMYCLEQEVIGEFSKVTCYDSILTEDKLNNYYDVWIKTVSASLSKDALLGETVKLLKKSSQELSRYNSVSDEEKNKIIQVATESLKKAASKQDEFNADINTLAAKFGIVLQ, from the coding sequence ATGAAACACATAAAGTTATTCTTAATTCTTTCTTTTGCTTTGCTGATCATGATCGGATGTAAAAAGGAAGAAAAGAAGCAGGAAGCGCAAATCTTAGGGACCCGATTTGCGAATTTCGATCAATGGATTTATAAAGTCCCTGGTTCGGATAAAAAAGAAGATCAAGTCAGTCTTGTTTACGGAATGGAAGAAGTAACCGGTTTGGAAACCGTCGATGCGGAAGTCGCAACGAAGAAAGGAACGTCCACCGTATCATTCATCAAAGTTAAAACCGTAGAAAACAAAGAAGGGTATGCGCCCGCTAAGAATTTCTCTGAAAACGTTTATTTCGTTTTGAACGACTCGGATGACGCATTCGTAAAACCGACCATCACGGCCAATACGAAAGGCAAGTTGAAACGGGGAATGTATTGTTTGGAACAGGAAGTCATCGGAGAATTCTCCAAAGTGACTTGTTACGATTCCATTTTAACGGAAGATAAGTTGAACAACTATTACGACGTTTGGATCAAAACGGTATCGGCTTCTTTAAGCAAGGACGCTCTTCTGGGAGAAACGGTTAAACTGTTGAAGAAATCCAGCCAAGAGCTTTCCAGATACAATTCGGTTTCAGACGAGGAAAAGAATAAGATCATTCAAGTTGCGACGGAATCTTTGAAAAAGGCGGCGTCTAAGCAGGATGAATTCAACGCGGACATAAATACTCTTGCCGCAAAGTTCGGCATCGTTCTTCAATAA
- a CDS encoding lipoprotein LipL21 has translation MINRLIALSVATMIFAACSSTDTGQKDATSVGDGGWTFEGWGGPPEQRNDGKTPRDTNPKDWYYIKFSSRASAKAVAKKSQAMMQSTCREASRLQGASDVVKKMVGETVEAASGVSDGEATASVIVSQSQGVVKGVGVYECKATGSGSDPKDISKDNWEECQCVIYAKFPGGKDALVAKAQEVSNKQ, from the coding sequence ATGATCAATAGACTTATCGCTCTATCTGTAGCAACGATGATTTTTGCAGCTTGCTCCAGCACTGACACCGGACAAAAAGACGCAACATCTGTAGGTGATGGCGGTTGGACATTCGAAGGATGGGGTGGACCTCCAGAGCAAAGAAACGACGGAAAAACACCAAGAGATACTAATCCAAAAGACTGGTACTATATTAAATTTTCCTCCAGAGCATCCGCTAAAGCAGTAGCTAAGAAAAGCCAAGCTATGATGCAATCGACTTGCCGCGAAGCTTCTAGACTTCAAGGTGCGTCTGACGTTGTGAAAAAGATGGTTGGTGAAACTGTAGAAGCAGCATCCGGAGTATCCGACGGTGAAGCAACTGCATCCGTAATCGTTTCTCAATCTCAAGGTGTTGTAAAAGGAGTTGGGGTTTACGAGTGTAAAGCAACCGGTTCCGGTTCCGATCCAAAAGACATCTCTAAAGACAACTGGGAAGAATGTCAGTGCGTAATTTACGCAAAATTTCCTGGTGGAAAAGACGCTCTCGTTGCGAAAGCTCAAGAGGTTTCCAACAAACAATAA